Proteins encoded in a region of the Procambarus clarkii isolate CNS0578487 chromosome 28, FALCON_Pclarkii_2.0, whole genome shotgun sequence genome:
- the LOC123755075 gene encoding putative uncharacterized protein FLJ46204, protein MLPLILSHQHAASHTVTPTCCLSYCHTNMLPLILPHAASYTSTPTCCLSYCHTNMLPLILSHAASYTVTPTCCLSYCHTNMLPHTLPHQHAASHTVTPTCCLIHCHTNMLPHTLSHKHAASHTATPTCCLSYCHTNMLPHTLSHQHCLSPL, encoded by the coding sequence ATGCTGCCTCTCATACTGTCACACCAACATGCTGCCTCTCATACTGTCACACCAACATGCTGCCTCTCATACTGTCACACCAACATGCTGCCTCTCATACTGCCACATGCTGCCTCATACACTTCCACACCAACATGCTGCCTCTCATACTGCCACACCAACATGCTGCCTCTCATACTGTCACATGCTGCCTCATACACTGTCACCCCAACATGCTGCCTCTCATACTGCCACACCAACATGCTGCCTCATACACTTCCACACCAACATGCTGCCTCTCATACTGTCACACCAACATGCTGCCTCATACACTGTCACACCAACATGCTGCCTCATACACTGTCACACAAACATGCTGCCTCTCATACTGCCACACCAACATGCTGCCTCTCATACTGCCACACCAACATGCTGCCTCATACACTGTcacaccaacactgcctctcGCCCTTATAA
- the LOC123754977 gene encoding carboxypeptidase N subunit 2, with amino-acid sequence MTVVLLLLLWASVGVTWACPRECRCSLDERGRRGIRCEAGGMRDPLPVTNMGAETELLLISAPPGNPNSFTLGPIFKNLRRLEEVHITHSGIPALGAHSFWGLHRLHVLNLTYNHISALMDTNFRGADALRHLDLSHNRIQSVPSAVFRYVRHLRTLTIANNIVPELVPRIFFGLARLERLDLSHNPLGDLQPERFTDVPELRQLSCAGCHLSSISNSLLQTLPQLRDLDLRNNRLTQVPLGIASNALPHLVTLRLDGNHLSFVERGAIAGSPLTSLHLAHNRISRLEINAFANSSIKHLDLSYNRLSHLESSALDDTLHQLHDIQLSGNSLHVDQLLTVLPKARQLRRLGLGDMGLTRLPPELLRHSRHLHHLNVSANYLTTFSTDVLYNAPHLRSLDLSLNSFRGLDDAFFESVTSATELRTLRLEGNPWQCDQCHAGPLLRWLQDAPDQESGCDEPRVWTCIKCIGPRGVSGLVLALLPPGDLPACPFTTPAAVPAWPTWVEPSLDVMTDEPELPRGQLTRQEDIDIGWSVKKMMKEEIYLVIVAGCVLVLLLLALIVVGIVLYNRHSAFYYTYEGDPAKKQKLMRFRESKNNNGTPKTPAKSQLDATIATIDEMTDIAGSQEVLENDQIDQNHAPNQTPEIVRNHIEAPVQNHTPNHTSAVNFSHELNHTPVSNNTHTPVINNSQQQNIPMETRPSNPTL; translated from the coding sequence ATGACGGTCGTGCTATTGCTTCTGCTATGGGCGTCTGTGGGCGTTACGTGGGCATGCCCTCGAGAATGCCGCTGTTCGCTAGATGAGCGTGGGCGGCGAGGCATCCGGTGCGAGGCTGGCGGAATGAGGGACCCTCTTCCGGTCACAAACATGGGCGCCGAAACAGAGTTGCTGTTGATCTCGGCGCCGCCCGGTAATCCCAACAGCTTCACCCTTGGACCCATCTTCAAGAACCTGCGTCGCCTGGAGGAGGTGCACATTACACATTCAGGAATCCCGGCTCTGGGCGCCCACTCCTTCTGGGGTCTACACCGCCTACACGTCCTCAACCTCACCTACAACCACATCTCCGCCCTCATGGACACGAACTTTCGTGGCGCCGATGCGCTGCGCCATTTAGATCTGAGTCATAATCGTATTCAGTCAGTACCGTCGGCAGTCTTCCGTTACGTGCGGCACCTCCGTACTCTCACCATAGCCAACAACATAGTCCCGGAGCTGGTGCCGAGAATCTTCTTTGGTCTGGCAAGATTGGAACGACTTGATCTAAGCCATAATCCCCTCGGCGACCTGCAACCGGAGCGGTTCACGGATGTGCCAGAGTTGCGGCAGCTGTCTTGTGCTGGGTGCCATCTCAGCTCCATCAGCAACTCCTTACTGCAGACTTTACCACAATTACGTGACCTCGACCTTCGAAATAACCGCCTAACGCAAGTGCCTCTTGGAATTGCCTCCAATGCTTTACCCCATTTGGTCACTCTTAGACTTGACGGAAACCATCTTTCGTTTGTGGAAAGAGGAGCCATTGCTGGCTCGCCCTTGACATCTTTGCACCTAGCGCACAACCGCATCAGTCGACTGGAGATTAATGCCTTTGCTAATAGTTCTATTAAGCACCTTGACCTGTCATACAACCGACTATCTCACCTGGAGTCCAGTGCTCTCGACGACACCCTTCACCAGCTGCATGACATCCAACTTTCAGGCAACTCACTCCACGTAGACCAACTTCTCACCGTGCTGCCAAAGGCCCGCCAGCTTCGCCGGTTAGGACTCGGCGACATGGGGCTGACGAGACTACCCCCGGAGCTACTACGACACTCACGCCATCTACATCACCTGAACGTGTCGGCCAACTACCTTACAACTTTTTCTACAGATGTCCTATACAATGCACCTCACTTACGTTCTCTAGACCTCTCCCTCAACAGCTTCCGGGGGCTGGATGATGCCTTCTTCGAGTCGGTGACCAGTGCCACTGAGCTCCGAACGCTTCGTTTGGAGGGAAACCCATGGCAGTGTGACCAGTGCCACGCGGGTCCATTGCTTCGGTGGCTCCAGGATGCGCCTGACCAGGAGTCTGGATGCGACGAGCCACGTGTGTGGACCTGCATCAAGTGTATAGGACCTCGAGGCGTGTCAGGCCTGGTGCTGGCCCTTCTGCCTCCTGGCGACCTCCCTGCCTGTCCTTTCACAACGCCTGCAGCAGTCCCTGCTTGGCCCACCTGGGTGGAACCTTCGCTCGATGTCATGACTGATGAGCCCGAACTGCCTCGAGGCCAACTGACGCGCCAGGAGGACATTGATATTGGATGGTCGGTGAAAAAAATGATGAAAGAAGAAATCTATTTGGTGATCGTAGCAGGATGTGTTCTCGTTCTCTTGCTTCTGGCACTCATAGTAGTAGGTATCGTGCTGTATAATCGGCACTCTGCCTTCTACTATACATATGAAGGTGACCCAGCTAAGAAGCAGAAACTAATGAGGTTCAGAGAAAGCAAGAACAACAACGGCACCCCGAAGACGCCTGCAAAGAGCCAGCTCGATGCTACCATCGCCACCATCGATGAGATGACAGACATTGCCGGATCCCAAGAAGTTCTAGAGAACGACCAGATCGACCAAAACCACGCCCCAAACCAAACCCCAGAGATTGTGAGGAACCATATCGAAGCACCTGTTCAAAACCACACTCCCAATCACACGTCGGCTGTCAACTTCAGCCATGAGCTGAACCACACTCCAGTCTCCAACAACACTCACACGCCTGTAATCAACAATAGCCAGCAACAAAATATCCCAATGGAGACTCGACCTAGCAATCCAACCCTTTAG